The following coding sequences lie in one Zingiber officinale cultivar Zhangliang chromosome 2B, Zo_v1.1, whole genome shotgun sequence genomic window:
- the LOC122047306 gene encoding RING-H2 finger protein ATL13-like has translation MRESILSTPPLSLHSAPVVHIENKISPSVLLIIVILAIIFFVSGLLHLLVRCCLVRPISREPEEYLDGVTAFQGQLQQLFHLHDAGVDQSFIDMLPVFLYKSIMGLKDPFDCAVCLCEFEPEDKLRLLPKCSHAFHLECIDTWLLSHSTCPLCRSSLLHGCCSPRSPGVLVLESASETASERRDSVPADDDDDRDEGNAYAEVAAKEDMPVTMAVKLGKFKSVDAVGEEATSSTVDASSLNQRRCFSMGSYEYVMEDTTMLRVPIKPPKKPSVKKPGHRIAMSECDCHSRREGFRGLASAIPRRESDVGAITVGGLHLKESFSASKIWLQAKEEKSDSSRRAISFRLPLNRSASDRLKLKANASPAITIASEFNVSSWGKSSSEVDLDVEVGSSNYSVGSQISEVPSFARRTLLWLVGRQNRVGNQL, from the coding sequence ATGCGTGAATCAATTCTTTCgactcctcctctttctcttcattCAGCGCCTGTCGTCCACATCGAAAACAAGATTAGCCCCAGCGTGTTACTCATAATCGTGATCTTAGCCATCATCTTCTTCGTCTCCGGCCTCCTCCACCTGCTGGTGAGGTGCTGCCTCGTGAGACCCATCTCCCGGGAGCCGGAGGAGTACCTTGACGGCGTCACGGCGTTTCAGGGCCAGCTCCAGCAGCTGTTCCACCTCCATGACGCGGGGGTGGACCAGTCGTTCATCGACATGCTCCCTGTTTTCCTCTACAAGTCGATCATGGGGCTCAAGGATCCCTTCGATTGCGCGGTCTGCCTCTGCGAGTTCGAGCCCGAGGACAAGCTCAGGCTGCTGCCCAAGTGCAGCCACGCCTTCCACCTCGAGTGCATAGACACCTGGCTCTTGTCCCACTCCACCTGCCCTCTCTGCCGGAGCAGTCTCCTCCACGGTTGCTGCTCCCCTCGCAGTCCCGGGGTCCTTGTTCTTGAATCAGCAAGCGAGACAGCCTCCGAAAGAAGAGACTCGGTCCCGGCTGACGACGACGACGACCGCGATGAGGGCAATGCCTACGCGGAGGTTGCCGCAAAGGAAGATATGCCTGTCACGATGGCCGTCAAGCTCGGCAAGTTTAAGAGTGTGGATGCTGTTGGTGAAGAAGCCACGAGCAGCACTGTCGATGCCAGTAGTTTAAATCAGAGGAGGTGCTTCTCCATGGGGTCTTATGAGTATGTGATGGAAGACACCACAATGCTTCGGGTGCCCATCAAACCTCCAAAGAAACCTTCTGTCAAGAAGCCCGGCCACCGAATCGCGATGTCCGAATGCGATTGCCATTCGAGAAGGGAGGGGTTTAGAGGGCTTGCTAGTGCCATACCTCGGCGAGAAAGTGATGTCGGTGCCATTACTGTTGGAGGTTTACATTTGAAAGAGAGCTTCTCAGCTTCCAAGATTTGGCTTCAGGCCAAGGAGGAGAAGAGTGACTCTTCCAGGAGGGCCATCTCTTTTCGGTTGCCATTGAATCGATCAGCGAGCGATCGGTTGAAGCTCAAAGCCAATGCCAGCCCTGCCATCACCATTGCTTCAGAGTTCAATGTCTCATCATGGGGGAAAAGTTCGAGCGAGGTGGATTTGGATGTGGAAGTTGGAAGCTCTAACTACAGTGTGGGATCTCAGATCAGCGAGGTTCCTTCATTTGCAAGAAGAACATTGCTTTGGCTAGTAGGAAGGCAAAACAGAGTGGGGAATCAACTCTGA
- the LOC122047307 gene encoding cytochrome c oxidase subunit 6b-2-like → MEEFELKTAPADFRFPTTNQTRHCFTRYIEFHKCVAAKGEDSGDCQKFAKYYRSLCPTEWIEKWNEQRDNGTFPGPL, encoded by the exons ATGGAGGAG TTTGAGTTGAAAACAGCACCAGCTGATTTTCGGTTTCCCACTACAAATCAAACCAGGCACTGTTTCACCCGCTATATTGAGTTTCACAA GTGTGTGGCTGCTAAAGGTGAAGACTCTGGCGATTGCCAAAAGTTTGCCAAATATTATCGATCTCTCTGTCCAACAGAATGG ATTGAGAAATGGAACGAGCAAAGAGATAATGGCACATTTCCAGGTCCTCTCTAA
- the LOC122047308 gene encoding UDP-glucuronate 4-epimerase 1-like, with amino-acid sequence MMKVKEDDLFPATPGKVKIDRALTINRQFHRCFASTGTMFMWALLLIALTASYLSFQSFVESSSKYFPSNWGGMQWEKQIRASATPRRPGGKSVLLTGAAGFVGTHVSLALRKRGDGVVGLDNFNNYYDPSLKKARKAVLASHGVFVVEGDINDGRLLAKLFDTVPFSHVMHLAAQAGVRYAIENPASYVHSNIAGLVTLLEACKSADPQPAIVWASSSSVYGLNEKVPFSEIDRTDSPASLYAATKKAGEEITHTYNHIYGLSITGLRFFTVYGPWGRPDMAYFSFTRNILQAKPITVYRGKNGVDLARDFTYIDDIVKGCVASLDTSAKSTGDGGRKQGPAQYRIFNLGNTSPVTVPALVRILEQNLKVKAKIHVMEMPGNGDVPFTHANISYARAELGYNPTTNLETGLKKFVKWYLSYYGYSPKTGGKDSKNL; translated from the coding sequence ATGATGAAAGTGAAGGAAGATGATCTATTTCCGGCGACGCCGGGGAAAGTGAAGATCGACCGGGCGCTCACCATCAATCGGCAGTTCCACCGGTGTTTCGCTTCAACAGGCACAATGTTCATGTGGGCGCTCTTGTTGATCGCGCTCACGGCGTCGTATCTCAGCTTCCAGAGCTTCGTTGAATCGTCGTCCAAGTATTTCCCTTCTAACTGGGGTGGGATGCAGTGGGAGAAGCAGATCCGGGCATCGGCGACGCCGCGGCGCCCAGGCGGCAAGTCCGTGCTCCTCACCGGAGCCGCCGGCTTCGTCGGCACGCACGTGTCGCTGGCCCTCCGCAAGCGCGGCGACGGGGTCGTCGGGCTGGATAACTTCAACAACTACTACGACCCGTCACTGAAGAAGGCTCGCAAGGCCGTGCTGGCTTCGCACGGCGTATTCGTGGTGGAGGGCGACATCAACGACGGGCGCCtcctcgccaagctcttcgacaCCGTGCCCTTCTCCCACGTGATGCACCTAGCGGCCCAAGCCGGGGTTCGCTACGCGATCGAGAACCCGGCGTCGTACGTCCACAGCAACATCGCCGGCCTCGTCACTCTGCTCGAGGCCTGCAAATCTGCGGACCCGCAGCCGGCGATCGTGTGGGCGTCGTCCTCGTCGGTGTACGGCCTCAACGAAAAGGTGCCATTCTCAGAGATAGACCGCACAGACAGTCCGGCCTCTCTCTATGCAGCCACCAAGAAGGCCGGCGAGGAGATCACCCACACGTACAACCACATCTACGGCCTCTCCATCACCGGCCTCCGTTTCTTCACCGTATACGGGCCCTGGGGTCGCCCTGACATGGCCTACTTCTCCTTCACCCGCAACATCCTCCAGGCAAAGCCCATCACCGTCTACCGCGGCAAGAACGGCGTCGACCTAGCCCGCGACTTCACTTACATCGACGACATCGTGAAGGGCTGCGTCGCCTCTCTCGACACCTCGGCGAAGAGCACCGGCGACGGCGGCCGGAAGCAAGGCCCCGCACAGTACCGCATTTTCAACCTCGGCAACACCTCGCCGGTCACCGTCCCGGCTCTCGTCCGCATCCTGGAGCAGAACCTCAAGGTGAAGGCCAAGATCCACGTGATGGAGATGCCTGGCAACGGCGACGTCCCCTTCACGCACGCCAACATCAGCTACGCTCGCGCCGAGCTCGGCTACAATCCGACGACCAACCTAGAGACCGGTCTCAAGAAATTCGTCAAGTGGTATCTCTCCTACTACGGCTACAGCCCAAAAACCGGCGGCAAAGACTCCAAAAACTTGTAA
- the LOC122047309 gene encoding probable serine incorporator: protein MWAASCLASCCASCACEACRSVAGSISRRSARIAYCGLFALSLVISWILREVAAPLMESLPWINHFQKMPDREWFETSAVLRVSLGNFLFFTILAVLMIGIKNQKDPRDRLHHGGWMAKIVCWCVVVFLMFFVPNGVVSFYESISKFGSGLFLLVQVILLLDFVHAWNENWVSKDEQFWYMALLIVSMVCYLATFTFAGVLFHWFTPSGHDCGLNTFFIVLTLILVFVFATIALHPKVNGSLLPASVISLYCTYLCYSGLSSEPRDYECNGLHNHSKAISTGSLTLGLFTTVLSVVYSAVRAGSSTTFVSSPSSPRAGSEKPLLPFDKLDEQKDEKKDESKPVSYSYTFFHLIFSLASMYSAMLLTGWSTSVGESGKLVDVGWPSVWVRIATGWATAGLFIWSLIAPLIFPDREF from the exons ATGTGGGCAGCCTCGTGCCTCGCCTCTTGTTGCGCGTCCTGCGCTTGCGAGGCGTGCCGCTCGGTCGCCGGCAGCATCAGCCGCCGCTCCGCTCGCATCGCCTACTGCGGCCTCTTCGCCTTGTCCCTCGTCATCTCATGGATCCTACGCGAGGTGGCCGCTCCTCTCATGGAGTCCCTCCCGT GGATTAATCACTTCCAGAAGATGCCCGATAGGGAATGGTTTGAGACCAGCGCCGTTCTTCGTGTCAGCTTGGGGAATTTCCTGTTTTTCACGATTCTAGCTGTTCTTATGATCGGTATAAAGAATCAGAAGGATCCGCGCGATCGTCTGCACCATGGTGGTTGGATGGCGAAGATTGTCTGCTGGTGTGTTGTGGTCTTTCTTATGTTCTTCGTCCCCAATGGCGTCGTCAGCTTCTATG AGTCAATATCAAAATTTGGTTCTGGATTGTTTCTCCTGGTTCAAGTAATTCTCTTGCTTGACTTTGTACATGCTTGGAATGAAAATTGGGTCTCAAAGGACGAGCAGTTCTG GTACATGGCTTTGTTAATTGTCTCTATGGTTTGCTACTTAGCAACATTCACCTTTGCCGGGGTGCTCTTTCACTGGTTTACTCCATCAGGACATGACTGTGGACTCAATACCTTTTTCATTGTTCTTACGTTGATTCTAGTGTTCGTTTTTGCTACAATTGCATTGCATCCAAAG GTAAATGGAAGCCTGCTGCCAGCATCAGTTATTTCACTTTACTGCACTTACCTCTGTTACAGTGGGCTTTCAAGTGAACCGAGGGATTATGAGTGCAATGGCCTTCACAACCATTCAAAAGCCATTTCGACTGGAAGTCTCACTCTAGGATTGTTTACGACTGTGCTCTCAGTTGTCTACTCCGCCGTTCGCGCTGGCTCCTCAACAACCTTTGTATCATCCCCAAGTTCACCTCGTGCCG GGTCCGAGAAACCATTGCTGCCGTTTGACAAGCTGGACGAACAGAAAGACGAGAAGAAGGATGAATCAAAGCCAGTTTCTTACTCATATACCTTCTTCCACCTCATCTTCTCTCTCGCAAGCATGTACTCAGCCATGCTCCTGACTGGCTGGTCGACCTCGGTCGGAGAAAGCGGAAAGCTCGTCGACGTCGGGTGGCCTTCTGTGTGGGTTAGGATTGCCACTGGGTGGGCAACCGCGGGTCTCTTCATCTGGTCCCTTATTGCTCCTCTCATATTCCCGGACAGAGAGTTCTGA